In the Arthrobacter zhaoxinii genome, one interval contains:
- a CDS encoding allantoate amidohydrolase: MDTVSSLLASIADVGRDPLRGGYSRPVFSTPELTLREWFVQEAQRRGLDVETDRNGILWAWWGEPERGALVTGSHLDSVPGGGAFDGPLGVASALAAVDLLRERGISRNRSLAITVFPEEEGSRFGVACLGSRLLTGDIDADKTRNLRDADGTTFADAARANGLDPARLGRDDEALARIGDFVELHVEQGRGLGEDGAAVAVGGSVLGHGRWRISVTGQGNHAGTTAMADRADPMVAAAQIILAVQNAAAAVDGARATVGRIAPVPGGTNVIASRVDLWLDARHPDDATALALVETIHGKAQKISAFEGCTVSLTPESWTGSVTFDTALGRSLELALPGAPVLATGAGHDAGILAGHVPSGMLFVRNPTGISHSPEEHVEAEDADAGAGALADVLEALL, encoded by the coding sequence ATGGACACCGTTAGCAGCCTGCTCGCCTCAATTGCCGACGTCGGTCGGGATCCACTGCGCGGCGGCTACTCCCGCCCGGTGTTTTCGACGCCGGAGCTGACGCTCCGCGAGTGGTTCGTCCAGGAGGCACAGCGCCGCGGGCTCGACGTGGAAACGGACCGCAACGGCATCCTCTGGGCCTGGTGGGGGGAACCCGAACGCGGGGCGCTGGTCACGGGCAGCCACCTTGACTCCGTGCCGGGCGGCGGCGCCTTCGACGGACCCCTGGGGGTGGCCTCCGCGCTTGCCGCCGTGGACCTGCTGCGCGAGCGCGGGATTAGCCGCAACCGCTCCCTGGCCATCACCGTCTTTCCCGAAGAGGAGGGGTCCCGCTTCGGGGTCGCCTGCCTGGGCTCGCGGCTGCTCACCGGCGACATCGACGCGGACAAGACCCGGAACCTGCGCGACGCGGACGGAACCACCTTTGCGGACGCCGCCAGGGCAAACGGACTCGACCCCGCACGGCTCGGACGCGACGACGAGGCGCTGGCCCGCATCGGCGACTTTGTGGAACTGCACGTGGAACAGGGCCGCGGGCTCGGCGAGGACGGAGCGGCCGTTGCCGTGGGCGGATCCGTCCTGGGCCACGGCCGCTGGCGGATCAGTGTTACCGGGCAGGGCAACCACGCCGGCACCACCGCTATGGCGGACCGCGCCGACCCGATGGTGGCAGCCGCGCAGATCATCCTCGCCGTGCAGAACGCCGCCGCCGCGGTCGACGGCGCCCGGGCCACAGTGGGCCGGATCGCGCCGGTCCCGGGCGGCACCAACGTCATCGCCTCCCGGGTGGACCTCTGGCTCGATGCCCGGCACCCGGACGACGCCACCGCGCTGGCCCTGGTGGAAACCATCCACGGCAAGGCGCAGAAAATTTCCGCCTTCGAAGGCTGCACCGTGTCCCTGACACCGGAATCCTGGACCGGCTCGGTCACCTTCGACACCGCCCTGGGCCGCAGCCTGGAACTGGCGCTGCCCGGAGCCCCGGTGCTGGCCACCGGTGCTGGCCACGACGCCGGCATCCTCGCCGGACACGTGCCGTCGGGGATGCTGTTTGTCCGCAACCCCACCGGGATCTCGCACTCCCCGGAGGAACACGTGGAAGCCGAGGACGCCGACGCCGGAGCCGGGGCGCTCGCCGATGTGCTGGAGGCTCTGCTGTGA
- a CDS encoding formimidoylglutamate deiminase, with product MNGTAMKGVADRSPEDGAAIWCEAGWYEGSIRESIRLTVDSAGRVASAVPGSRSEPGDLLLSGVVFPAAANAHSHAFHRVLRGRTHTAGDFWSWREQMYSAAGSLTPGLYEQLATAVFTEMLVSGYTSVAEFHYVHHAPDGSAYPEHGMELALARAAVAAGIRLTLLDTCYLSGGFGAGGVGTPLDTRQQRFGDADADAWLERFASLQAAVRKRFAPEQVSVGAALHSVRAVPEAALARIAERLPAGIPLHIHLSEQPQENADCLAATGMTPTGLLHRHGLLGPRLAAVHATHLTDADIALLGAAGATAVFCPTTEADLADGLGRAAELRNAGVALALGSDQHAVVDPWLEMRALEYGERLRTGRRGSFAPADLHVAASDAGAAAQGRTAPGLEPGKACDLMAVRPHSVRTAGSRTDQLAFSATAADVAAVVVGGRLRARNGQHTTLGDPAALLQAAIAAVDSAPAPVHETRLEGTRHL from the coding sequence GTGAACGGCACCGCGATGAAAGGTGTCGCGGACCGGTCCCCGGAGGACGGCGCTGCCATCTGGTGCGAGGCCGGCTGGTACGAGGGCAGCATCCGGGAAAGCATCCGGCTCACGGTCGACTCCGCCGGAAGAGTCGCGTCGGCCGTCCCCGGATCGCGCTCCGAGCCCGGGGACCTGCTGCTGTCCGGCGTCGTGTTCCCCGCAGCAGCCAACGCCCACTCGCACGCCTTCCACCGGGTGCTGCGCGGCCGCACCCACACCGCGGGAGATTTCTGGAGCTGGCGGGAACAGATGTACTCGGCCGCCGGGTCCCTGACCCCCGGCCTGTACGAGCAGCTGGCCACGGCAGTCTTCACGGAGATGCTGGTCTCCGGGTATACCAGCGTGGCCGAGTTCCACTATGTGCACCACGCCCCGGACGGGTCCGCCTATCCGGAGCACGGGATGGAACTGGCCCTCGCCCGCGCCGCGGTTGCCGCCGGCATCCGGCTGACCCTGCTGGACACCTGTTACCTTTCCGGCGGTTTCGGGGCCGGTGGAGTGGGCACGCCGCTGGATACCCGGCAGCAGCGGTTCGGAGACGCCGACGCCGATGCCTGGCTGGAGCGCTTCGCCTCACTGCAGGCGGCGGTCCGGAAGCGGTTTGCCCCGGAGCAGGTGAGCGTCGGGGCCGCCCTGCATTCGGTCCGCGCGGTCCCGGAGGCCGCGCTGGCCCGAATTGCGGAGCGGCTGCCGGCCGGGATTCCGCTGCACATCCACCTGTCCGAACAGCCGCAGGAAAACGCCGACTGCCTCGCTGCCACCGGGATGACTCCCACGGGGCTGCTGCACCGGCACGGCCTGCTCGGACCCCGGCTCGCCGCCGTCCATGCCACTCATCTGACCGACGCGGACATCGCCCTGCTGGGGGCGGCCGGCGCCACCGCGGTGTTCTGTCCCACCACGGAAGCGGACCTGGCTGATGGTCTCGGCCGAGCCGCGGAGCTGAGGAACGCCGGGGTGGCCCTGGCGCTGGGCAGCGACCAGCACGCCGTCGTCGACCCGTGGCTGGAGATGCGGGCCCTGGAATACGGGGAGCGGCTGCGGACCGGCCGGCGCGGGTCCTTTGCCCCGGCGGACCTGCACGTCGCCGCGTCCGACGCCGGAGCCGCGGCGCAGGGACGAACGGCGCCCGGGCTGGAACCGGGGAAGGCCTGCGACCTTATGGCGGTTCGCCCGCACAGTGTGCGCACCGCCGGGTCACGAACCGACCAGCTGGCATTCTCCGCCACCGCCGCGGACGTGGCCGCCGTCGTCGTCGGCGGCCGGCTTCGCGCCCGGAACGGGCAGCACACCACCCTCGGAGACCCGGCGGCCCTCCTGCAGGCCGCGATTGCCGCGGTCGACTCCGCCCCCGCACCAGTGCACGAAACCCGGCTGGAAGGAACCCGGCACCTATGA
- the hutI gene encoding imidazolonepropionase, which translates to MSPATILVTNIGELSTQDHSADAPVLQDAAIVFEGERISWIGPARNAPAADEVIDAGGRAGLPGWVDSHTHLVFAGDRSAEFEARMAGKAYEAGGIAVTTEATRAASDYDLTRLLLARAAEAAAGGTTYLETKTGYGLNVEEERRHARIASTVADAVTFLGAHLVPDGADADEYTDLVCTDMLAAVRPYVQWADVFCEKGAFTEGQSRRVLQAAADAGLGLRVHGNQLGPGAGVQLAAEFGAASVDHVNHLSDDDVAALADTWSGWDAGAGVPGTVATCLPACDLSTRAPLAPARRLLDAGVQVALASNCNPGTSFTSSMAFCVATAVLQMGLTVQEAVRAATYGGALALRVHTGEDRDGVRAVGSLAVGHRADLQLLNAPSAAHLAYRPGMPLTGMVFKAGVPVRR; encoded by the coding sequence ATGAGCCCGGCCACGATACTCGTCACCAACATCGGTGAACTCTCCACCCAGGACCATTCCGCTGACGCGCCGGTGCTGCAGGATGCCGCCATCGTGTTCGAGGGGGAGCGGATCAGCTGGATCGGTCCGGCGCGGAACGCTCCGGCCGCGGACGAGGTGATCGACGCCGGCGGGCGGGCCGGGCTGCCCGGCTGGGTGGATTCGCACACCCACCTGGTGTTTGCCGGGGACCGCAGCGCGGAGTTCGAGGCGCGGATGGCGGGGAAGGCCTACGAAGCCGGCGGGATCGCCGTCACGACGGAAGCCACCCGGGCGGCGTCGGACTACGACCTGACCCGGCTGCTGCTGGCCCGGGCCGCCGAAGCCGCAGCGGGCGGCACCACGTACCTGGAGACCAAGACCGGCTACGGATTGAACGTGGAAGAGGAACGCCGGCATGCCCGGATCGCCTCCACCGTGGCGGACGCCGTCACGTTCCTGGGCGCCCACCTGGTGCCGGACGGAGCCGATGCGGATGAGTACACGGACCTGGTCTGCACCGACATGCTCGCCGCGGTGCGGCCGTACGTGCAGTGGGCGGACGTCTTCTGCGAAAAGGGAGCGTTCACCGAGGGGCAGTCCCGCCGGGTGCTGCAGGCGGCCGCGGATGCCGGGCTGGGGCTGCGGGTGCACGGCAACCAGCTCGGGCCCGGGGCGGGGGTGCAGCTTGCGGCGGAGTTCGGGGCGGCCAGCGTGGACCACGTGAACCATCTGTCCGACGACGACGTCGCGGCGCTCGCGGACACCTGGTCCGGGTGGGATGCCGGAGCCGGCGTTCCCGGCACCGTCGCGACCTGCCTGCCCGCCTGCGACCTGTCCACCCGGGCTCCGTTGGCGCCCGCGCGGCGCCTGCTGGACGCCGGGGTGCAGGTGGCCCTGGCTTCGAACTGCAACCCGGGCACGTCCTTCACGAGCTCCATGGCTTTCTGCGTGGCCACAGCTGTGCTGCAGATGGGCCTCACCGTGCAGGAGGCTGTCCGGGCAGCCACCTACGGAGGTGCCCTGGCGCTGCGGGTGCACACCGGTGAGGACCGGGACGGTGTACGGGCTGTCGGGTCCCTCGCCGTCGGGCATCGTGCCGATCTGCAGCTGCTCAACGCTCCTTCGGCCGCCCATCTGGCGTACCGGCCCGGCATGCCCCTGACCGGCATGGTGTTTAAGGCCGGGGTGCCCGTCCGGCGGTGA